In one window of Vulpes vulpes isolate BD-2025 chromosome 1, VulVul3, whole genome shotgun sequence DNA:
- the SAYSD1 gene encoding SAYSvFN domain-containing protein 1 yields MEQRLAEFRAARRRAGLAAEPSTWSQSAQTAGEKAEAAATPKAAPGWLTRFLVWKPRPASTRAQPSLAQEVAQPGSSTSQPPRNTAIPLSSPRDQSLLTSITFLKVLLWLVLLGLFVELEFGLAYFVLSLFYWMYVGTRGPEERKEGEKSAYSVFNPGCEAIQGTLTAEQLEHELQFRPLVGR; encoded by the exons ATGGAACAGCGGTTAGCCGAGTTCCGGGCGGCCAGGAGACGGGCCGGGCTGGCGGCGGAGCCCAGCACTTGGAGCCAGAGTGCGCAAACCGCAGGAGAGAAGGCGGAAGCGGCCGCGACTCCCAAGGCAGCCCCAGGCTGGCTGACACGGTTCCTCGTGTGGAAACCGAGGCCCGCCAGTACCCGGGCCCAGCCCAGCCTCGCTCAG GAAGTGGCTCAGCCTGGGAGCAGCACATCACAGCCACCACGGAATACAGCCATTCCTCTGTCATCGCCCCGGGACCAGTCTCTCCTGACCAGCATCACTTTCCTGAAGGTTCTTCTCTGGTTGGTCCTGCTGGGACTGTTTGTGGAACTGGAATTTGGCCTGGCCTATTTTGTCCTGTCCTTGTTCTACTGGATGTACGTCGGGACACGAGGcccagaagagaggaaagagggagagaagagtgcCTACTCTGTATTTAACCCAGGCTGCGAAGCCATCCAGGGCACCCTGACTGCAGAGCAGTTGGAGCACGAGTTACAGTTTAGACCCCTGGTGGGGAGATAG